The Euwallacea fornicatus isolate EFF26 chromosome 38, ASM4011564v1, whole genome shotgun sequence genome includes a region encoding these proteins:
- the LOC136349562 gene encoding RNA-binding protein cabeza-like isoform X1 yields MSDGYGGGGYDYSQPPPNSSYSGGYSQQSGGYGQQGGYGQDQSGGNWGQQGGGGGRGGAPGGGGGYGGGGGQGYGNQGGYGGQGGGGYGGGGYGGGGGGRDRGNSGGMDRFGGGQRGGYGKGDGGNLIVQHDTVFVTGINPNFSEDDIADHFGSIGIIKIDKRTNKKKVWLYKDKNTGESKGECTVTYDDANAAQSAISWFDGKDFKGSMIKVQLATKKDNWGGGRGGGMRGGGGFGGGRGGGGGGGGGGYGGGGRGGDRGGMGRGGGGGGRDRESRDGDWKCSSPDCANTNFAWRNACNRCGEPKPEGVGDGPPGDDRRGGGRDRDGGRRGGGGFRGGDRGFGGGRGRGGPPRGGGFGGGRGGGGRGGGGRDRGGGRDRGSRPKPY; encoded by the exons ATGAGTGACG GTTACGGCGGAGGAGGGTACGATTACTCTCAACCCCCACCCAATTCATCATACTCTGGTGGCTATAGCCAACAAAGCGGTGGCTATGGACAACAGGGCGGATATGGCCAAGACCAGTCAGGAGGCAATTGGGGCCAGCAGGGTGGTGGAGGAGGCAGGGGTGGAGCTCctggaggaggaggaggttATGGAGGCGGTGGAGGCCAAG GTTATGGCAACCAGGGAGGCTATGGAGGTCAAGGAGGAGGAGGCTATGGCGGTGGTGGTTATGGAG gtggtggtggtggtagAGACCGTGGAAACTCCGGTGGCATGGACCGttttgg AGGTGGTCAGCGTGGCGGTTATGGCAAAG GTGATGGAGGCAATCTTATCGTTCAACATGACACGGTTTTCGTCACCGGAATAAATCCCAACTTCTCTGAGGACGATATCGCGGACCATTTTGGATCAATTGGCATAATTAAG ATCGATAAGAggacaaataagaaaaaagtgtgGCTTTACAAAGACAAAAACACCGGGGAATCGAAAGGGGAGTGCACCGTGACTTACGACGACGCAAACGCGGCTCAAAGCGCCATATCTTGGTTCGACGGCAAAGATTTCAAAGGCTCAATGATCAAG GTTCAACTTGCCACTAAGAAAGATAATTGGGGCGGAGGCCGCGGTGGCGGGATGCGTGGAGGCGGTGGCTTCGGAGGGGGCCGTGGTGGTGGGGGCGGCGGAGGCGGCGGCGGCTACGGAGGAGGCGGTCGCGGAGGCGACAGAGGAGGTATGGGTAGAG GCGGCGGAGGTGGTGGACGGGACCGTGAGTCCAGGGACGGCGACTGGAAGTGCTCGAGTCCCGACTGCGCCAACACGAACTTTGCGTGGAGGAACGCGTGCAACCGCTGCGGCGAGCCGAAACCAGAGGGAGTCGGCGACG GCCCTCCGGGCGATGACAGACGCGGCGGCGGCCGCGACAGGGACGGCGGCCGCAGGGGCGGCGGAGGATTCCGGGGTGGCGACAGAGGTTTTGGCGGAGGACGAGGGCGAGGCGGTCCCCCGCGCGGGGGCGGATTCGGCGGCGGCCGAGGGGGCGGAGGACGAGGCGGAGGAGGAAG AGATAGAGGAGGAGGAAGAGATCGAGGGAGCAGGCCGAAGCCTTATTAA
- the LOC136349562 gene encoding RNA-binding protein cabeza-like isoform X4, translating to MDNRADMAKTSQEAIGASRVVEEAGVELLEEEEVMEAVEAKVMATREAMEVKEEEAMAVVVMEVVVVVETVETPVAWTVLGDGGNLIVQHDTVFVTGINPNFSEDDIADHFGSIGIIKIDKRTNKKKVWLYKDKNTGESKGECTVTYDDANAAQSAISWFDGKDFKGSMIKVQLATKKDNWGGGRGGGMRGGGGFGGGRGGGGGGGGGGYGGGGRGGDRGGMGRGGGGGGRDRESRDGDWKCSSPDCANTNFAWRNACNRCGEPKPEGVGDGPPGDDRRGGGRDRDGGRRGGGGFRGGDRGFGGGRGRGGPPRGGGFGGGRGGGGRGGGGRDRGGGRDRGSRPKPY from the exons ATGGACAACAGGGCGGATATGGCCAAGACCAGTCAGGAGGCAATTGGGGCCAGCAGGGTGGTGGAGGAGGCAGGGGTGGAGCTCctggaggaggaggaggttATGGAGGCGGTGGAGGCCAAG GTTATGGCAACCAGGGAGGCTATGGAGGTCAAGGAGGAGGAGGCTATGGCGGTGGTGGTTATGGAG gtggtggtggtggtagAGACCGTGGAAACTCCGGTGGCATGGACCGttttgg GTGATGGAGGCAATCTTATCGTTCAACATGACACGGTTTTCGTCACCGGAATAAATCCCAACTTCTCTGAGGACGATATCGCGGACCATTTTGGATCAATTGGCATAATTAAG ATCGATAAGAggacaaataagaaaaaagtgtgGCTTTACAAAGACAAAAACACCGGGGAATCGAAAGGGGAGTGCACCGTGACTTACGACGACGCAAACGCGGCTCAAAGCGCCATATCTTGGTTCGACGGCAAAGATTTCAAAGGCTCAATGATCAAG GTTCAACTTGCCACTAAGAAAGATAATTGGGGCGGAGGCCGCGGTGGCGGGATGCGTGGAGGCGGTGGCTTCGGAGGGGGCCGTGGTGGTGGGGGCGGCGGAGGCGGCGGCGGCTACGGAGGAGGCGGTCGCGGAGGCGACAGAGGAGGTATGGGTAGAG GCGGCGGAGGTGGTGGACGGGACCGTGAGTCCAGGGACGGCGACTGGAAGTGCTCGAGTCCCGACTGCGCCAACACGAACTTTGCGTGGAGGAACGCGTGCAACCGCTGCGGCGAGCCGAAACCAGAGGGAGTCGGCGACG GCCCTCCGGGCGATGACAGACGCGGCGGCGGCCGCGACAGGGACGGCGGCCGCAGGGGCGGCGGAGGATTCCGGGGTGGCGACAGAGGTTTTGGCGGAGGACGAGGGCGAGGCGGTCCCCCGCGCGGGGGCGGATTCGGCGGCGGCCGAGGGGGCGGAGGACGAGGCGGAGGAGGAAG AGATAGAGGAGGAGGAAGAGATCGAGGGAGCAGGCCGAAGCCTTATTAA
- the LOC136349562 gene encoding RNA-binding protein cabeza-like isoform X2: protein MSDGYGGGGYDYSQPPPNSSYSGGYSQQSGGYGQQGGYGQDQSGGNWGQQGGGGGRGGAPGGGGGYGGGGGQGYGNQGGYGGQGGGGYGGGGYGGGGGGRDRGNSGGMDRFGGGQRGGYGKGDGGNLIVQHDTVFVTGINPNFSEDDIADHFGSIGIIKIDKRTNKKKVWLYKDKNTGESKGECTVTYDDANAAQSAISWFDGKDFKGSMIKVQLATKKDNWGGGRGGGMRGGGGFGGGRGGGGGGGGGGYGGGGRGGDRGGGGGGGRDRESRDGDWKCSSPDCANTNFAWRNACNRCGEPKPEGVGDGPPGDDRRGGGRDRDGGRRGGGGFRGGDRGFGGGRGRGGPPRGGGFGGGRGGGGRGGGGRDRGGGRDRGSRPKPY, encoded by the exons ATGAGTGACG GTTACGGCGGAGGAGGGTACGATTACTCTCAACCCCCACCCAATTCATCATACTCTGGTGGCTATAGCCAACAAAGCGGTGGCTATGGACAACAGGGCGGATATGGCCAAGACCAGTCAGGAGGCAATTGGGGCCAGCAGGGTGGTGGAGGAGGCAGGGGTGGAGCTCctggaggaggaggaggttATGGAGGCGGTGGAGGCCAAG GTTATGGCAACCAGGGAGGCTATGGAGGTCAAGGAGGAGGAGGCTATGGCGGTGGTGGTTATGGAG gtggtggtggtggtagAGACCGTGGAAACTCCGGTGGCATGGACCGttttgg AGGTGGTCAGCGTGGCGGTTATGGCAAAG GTGATGGAGGCAATCTTATCGTTCAACATGACACGGTTTTCGTCACCGGAATAAATCCCAACTTCTCTGAGGACGATATCGCGGACCATTTTGGATCAATTGGCATAATTAAG ATCGATAAGAggacaaataagaaaaaagtgtgGCTTTACAAAGACAAAAACACCGGGGAATCGAAAGGGGAGTGCACCGTGACTTACGACGACGCAAACGCGGCTCAAAGCGCCATATCTTGGTTCGACGGCAAAGATTTCAAAGGCTCAATGATCAAG GTTCAACTTGCCACTAAGAAAGATAATTGGGGCGGAGGCCGCGGTGGCGGGATGCGTGGAGGCGGTGGCTTCGGAGGGGGCCGTGGTGGTGGGGGCGGCGGAGGCGGCGGCGGCTACGGAGGAGGCGGTCGCGGAGGCGACAGAGGAG GCGGCGGAGGTGGTGGACGGGACCGTGAGTCCAGGGACGGCGACTGGAAGTGCTCGAGTCCCGACTGCGCCAACACGAACTTTGCGTGGAGGAACGCGTGCAACCGCTGCGGCGAGCCGAAACCAGAGGGAGTCGGCGACG GCCCTCCGGGCGATGACAGACGCGGCGGCGGCCGCGACAGGGACGGCGGCCGCAGGGGCGGCGGAGGATTCCGGGGTGGCGACAGAGGTTTTGGCGGAGGACGAGGGCGAGGCGGTCCCCCGCGCGGGGGCGGATTCGGCGGCGGCCGAGGGGGCGGAGGACGAGGCGGAGGAGGAAG AGATAGAGGAGGAGGAAGAGATCGAGGGAGCAGGCCGAAGCCTTATTAA
- the LOC136349562 gene encoding RNA-binding protein cabeza-like isoform X3 — protein MSDGYGGGGYDYSQPPPNSSYSGGYSQQSGGYGQQGGYGQDQSGGNWGQQGGGGGRGGAPGGGGGYGGGGGQGYGNQGGYGGQGGGGYGGGGYGGGGGGRDRGNSGGMDRFGGGQRGGYGKGDGGNLIVQHDTVFVTGINPNFSEDDIADHFGSIGIIKIDKRTNKKKVWLYKDKNTGESKGECTVTYDDANAAQSAISWFDGKDFKGSMIKVQLATKKDNWGGGRGGGMRGGGGFGGGRGGGGGGGGGGYGGGGRGGDRGGMGRGGGGGGRDRESRDGDWKCSSPDCANTNFAWRNACNRCGEPKPEGVGDGPPGDDRRGGGRDRDGGRRGGGGFRGGDRGFGGGRGRGGPPRGGGFGGGRGGGGRGGGGRY, from the exons ATGAGTGACG GTTACGGCGGAGGAGGGTACGATTACTCTCAACCCCCACCCAATTCATCATACTCTGGTGGCTATAGCCAACAAAGCGGTGGCTATGGACAACAGGGCGGATATGGCCAAGACCAGTCAGGAGGCAATTGGGGCCAGCAGGGTGGTGGAGGAGGCAGGGGTGGAGCTCctggaggaggaggaggttATGGAGGCGGTGGAGGCCAAG GTTATGGCAACCAGGGAGGCTATGGAGGTCAAGGAGGAGGAGGCTATGGCGGTGGTGGTTATGGAG gtggtggtggtggtagAGACCGTGGAAACTCCGGTGGCATGGACCGttttgg AGGTGGTCAGCGTGGCGGTTATGGCAAAG GTGATGGAGGCAATCTTATCGTTCAACATGACACGGTTTTCGTCACCGGAATAAATCCCAACTTCTCTGAGGACGATATCGCGGACCATTTTGGATCAATTGGCATAATTAAG ATCGATAAGAggacaaataagaaaaaagtgtgGCTTTACAAAGACAAAAACACCGGGGAATCGAAAGGGGAGTGCACCGTGACTTACGACGACGCAAACGCGGCTCAAAGCGCCATATCTTGGTTCGACGGCAAAGATTTCAAAGGCTCAATGATCAAG GTTCAACTTGCCACTAAGAAAGATAATTGGGGCGGAGGCCGCGGTGGCGGGATGCGTGGAGGCGGTGGCTTCGGAGGGGGCCGTGGTGGTGGGGGCGGCGGAGGCGGCGGCGGCTACGGAGGAGGCGGTCGCGGAGGCGACAGAGGAGGTATGGGTAGAG GCGGCGGAGGTGGTGGACGGGACCGTGAGTCCAGGGACGGCGACTGGAAGTGCTCGAGTCCCGACTGCGCCAACACGAACTTTGCGTGGAGGAACGCGTGCAACCGCTGCGGCGAGCCGAAACCAGAGGGAGTCGGCGACG GCCCTCCGGGCGATGACAGACGCGGCGGCGGCCGCGACAGGGACGGCGGCCGCAGGGGCGGCGGAGGATTCCGGGGTGGCGACAGAGGTTTTGGCGGAGGACGAGGGCGAGGCGGTCCCCCGCGCGGGGGCGGATTCGGCGGCGGCCGAGGGGGCGGAGGACGAGGCGGAGGAGGAAG GTATTAA
- the BI-1 gene encoding probable Bax inhibitor 1, whose translation MASEGIHRFVNTFNTKLELPVQQHLKNVYACLAMSTLAAGVGASIHLFTDILQAGFLSSIGAIAFFFLLIFTHDDNGKGMTKRVGYLLGFASLTGMGMGPLLEHVMLVNPGIIVTALIGTCVVFASFTICAIFSERRKWLYLGGVLFALLNSLMLMSLANIFFGSTILWNAQIYIGLLAMCGFVLYDTQAIIEKRRMGSKDFVAHSLDLFVDFIGIFKRLLIILTQKEQEQQKKRKN comes from the exons ATGGCGTCAGAGGGAATACATCGCTTCGTGAACACATTTAACACCAAATT AGAACTTCCTGTCCAGCAGCACCTGAAGAATGTCTATGCCTGTTTGGCCATGTCCACTTTGGCAGCAGGAGTCGGAGCTTCGATCCACCTCTTCACCGACATCCTGCAAGCCGGCTTTCTCTCGTCCATCGGTGCTATAGCGTTCTTCTTCCTGCTGATATTCACCCACGACGACAACGGCAAAGGAATGACCAAAAGAGTTGGATACCTCTTGGGCTTCGCCTCGTTGACCGGCATGGGAATGGGGCCCCTCCTGGAGCACGTCATGCTAGTTAACCCAGGCATCATCGTGACAGCCCTTATAGGCACCTGCGTGGTCTTCGCATCTTTCACCATTTGCGCGATTTTCTCAGAACGCAGGAAGTGGTTATACTTGGGGGGGGTTTTGTTTGCGCTACTGAATAGCTTGATGCTGATGAGCTTGGCAAACATATTCTTTGGCTCGACCATCTTGTGGAATGCCCAGATTTACATTGGATTGTTGGCCATGTGCGGTTTCGTTCTTTACGACACCCAAGCCATCATAGAGAAGAGGAGGATGGGAAGCAAGGACTTCGTGGCACATTCTTTGGATCTGTTCGTGGACTTCATCGGAATTTTCAAGAGGCTGCTCATCATCTTGACCCAGAAG GAACAGGAACAACAGAAGAAGAGGAAAAACTGA